The following proteins are encoded in a genomic region of Kosakonia oryzae:
- a CDS encoding YjbF family lipoprotein: MKRPGIILICLLLQACSGQIKGLGNSLWDSVFGVPGVQLTDEDILNMPYASQYMQLNNGPQLFVVLAFDENGQQKWVTQDQATIVTQHYRIVKTQLSGDNLIEVNNLTSDPLAKPNQIIDGASWTRTMGWTEHKQVRYATAHSVFHWNGTDTIKLANDVTAVRILDEDVTTDEKSWRNRFWVDDAGVIRQSEQYLGADWFPVKTTLIKAAKQ, from the coding sequence GTGAAGCGACCTGGTATTATTTTAATTTGCCTGCTGCTTCAGGCATGTTCTGGCCAAATCAAAGGCCTGGGAAATTCACTGTGGGATAGCGTTTTTGGCGTGCCAGGCGTGCAGCTGACAGATGAAGACATTCTCAACATGCCCTATGCCAGCCAGTACATGCAGCTTAACAACGGCCCGCAACTGTTTGTGGTGCTCGCTTTCGACGAAAACGGTCAGCAGAAATGGGTAACGCAGGATCAGGCGACCATCGTGACGCAGCATTACCGCATCGTAAAAACACAACTCAGCGGCGATAACCTGATTGAAGTGAATAACCTGACATCCGATCCGCTGGCAAAACCGAATCAAATTATTGATGGTGCAAGCTGGACGCGCACCATGGGCTGGACGGAGCACAAACAGGTGCGCTATGCCACCGCGCACTCCGTCTTCCACTGGAACGGCACCGACACCATCAAGCTGGCGAATGATGTCACTGCGGTGCGTATTCTCGACGAGGATGTCACCACAGACGAGAAGAGCTGGCGCAACCGCTTCTGGGTGGATGACGCCGGGGTAATCAGGCAGTCGGAGCAGTATCTGGGCGCAGACTGGTTCCCGGTGAAGACCACACTGATTAAGGCGGCTAAACAATGA
- the yjbE gene encoding exopolysaccharide production protein YjbE, giving the protein MKKVLYGIFAISALAATSAFAAPVQIGEAAGSAATSVSAGSSAATSVSTVGSAVGVALAATGGGDGSNTGTTTTTTTSTQ; this is encoded by the coding sequence ATGAAAAAAGTCCTGTATGGCATTTTTGCCATATCCGCGCTTGCGGCGACTTCTGCTTTTGCTGCACCGGTGCAAATCGGTGAAGCGGCAGGGTCGGCAGCGACCTCTGTCTCGGCAGGTAGTTCTGCTGCGACGAGCGTCAGCACCGTAGGGTCCGCGGTGGGTGTCGCGCTGGCGGCAACCGGTGGCGGTGATGGCTCCAACACGGGAACCACGACCACCACGACCACAAGTACTCAGTAA
- a CDS encoding capsule biosynthesis GfcC family protein: MTMRTFLLLLASLASPLALATGTVNVYIAGDSKPKTLSNAARLSDLVAQPRLAESWWPGAVVSERHATQAEQARHQVLLTRLSTLAADESGNTAAAINSLRQQLQAVKVTGRQIVNLDPDYVRTHRLANRPLEGEYSLWVGPQPATITVVGLISSPGKKPFTPGRDVVSYLDDMSLLSGAERSYAWVIYPTGQTQKVPVAYWNRRHVEPMPGSVIFVGFAPGLWSNEYDELNADILQSLTHRIPE, translated from the coding sequence ATGACGATGCGCACTTTTCTTCTGTTATTAGCCAGCCTCGCTTCTCCGCTCGCGCTGGCCACTGGCACGGTGAATGTTTACATCGCTGGCGACAGTAAACCGAAAACGTTATCCAACGCCGCGCGTTTGAGCGATCTGGTCGCACAACCCCGGCTGGCAGAGAGCTGGTGGCCCGGCGCCGTCGTCAGTGAACGTCACGCCACGCAGGCGGAGCAGGCCCGGCATCAGGTGTTGTTAACGCGCCTGAGCACGCTTGCTGCTGACGAAAGCGGTAACACTGCCGCCGCCATTAATTCACTGCGCCAGCAGTTGCAGGCGGTGAAAGTGACCGGCCGGCAGATCGTCAATCTTGACCCGGATTACGTTCGTACGCACCGGCTGGCGAACCGTCCACTGGAGGGTGAATACTCGCTGTGGGTGGGCCCGCAACCGGCCACGATTACCGTGGTAGGGCTGATTAGCAGCCCAGGGAAAAAACCGTTTACACCAGGCAGGGATGTGGTGAGTTATCTGGATGATATGAGCCTGCTCAGCGGTGCGGAACGCAGCTATGCATGGGTGATTTATCCCACCGGCCAGACACAAAAAGTGCCGGTTGCTTACTGGAACCGCCGCCACGTAGAGCCGATGCCCGGCAGCGTGATTTTCGTTGGCTTTGCACCGGGGTTGTGGAGCAACGAATATGACGAACTGAATGCCGACATCCTTCAGTCCCTGACGCATCGGATACCGGAATAA